The proteins below are encoded in one region of Streptomyces roseirectus:
- a CDS encoding ribonuclease HII: MPYEPPTHTVERSLRATTGAKVIAGVDEVGRGAWAGPVTVCAAVTGLRRAPMGLTDSKLLTVRRRTELAEELRGWVTSYSLGHASPEEIDEKGMTAALRLAAVRALEALPVRPDAVILDGKHDYLGTPWRVRTVIKGDRSCVAVAAASVIAKVQRDKMMAELGVDHADFGFADNAGYPSPVHKAALEERGPTPYHRLSWAYLDALPQWRHLKKARSWADGSAPEIEGQLGFDF; this comes from the coding sequence ATGCCGTACGAACCACCCACTCACACCGTCGAGCGCTCCCTTCGCGCGACGACCGGAGCGAAGGTCATTGCCGGTGTCGACGAGGTGGGCCGGGGCGCGTGGGCCGGTCCCGTCACCGTCTGCGCGGCGGTCACCGGACTGCGCCGAGCCCCCATGGGCCTCACCGACTCCAAGCTGCTGACCGTCCGACGACGTACCGAACTCGCCGAGGAACTTCGCGGCTGGGTGACGTCCTACTCCCTGGGCCACGCCTCGCCCGAGGAGATCGACGAGAAGGGCATGACCGCGGCCCTGCGACTCGCGGCGGTCCGTGCCCTGGAAGCCCTTCCGGTCCGGCCCGACGCGGTCATCCTGGACGGCAAGCACGACTACCTCGGCACGCCCTGGCGGGTCCGTACCGTCATCAAGGGCGACCGGTCGTGCGTGGCGGTCGCGGCCGCCTCGGTCATCGCCAAGGTCCAGCGCGACAAAATGATGGCCGAACTGGGCGTCGACCATGCAGACTTCGGTTTCGCGGACAACGCCGGGTATCCGTCACCCGTGCACAAGGCCGCGCTGGAGGAGCGGGGGCCCACCCCGTACCACCGGCTCTCGTGGGCGTACCTCGATGCGCTGCCCCAGTGGCGGCACCTCAAGAAGGCCCGCAGTTGGGCGGACGGAAGCGCTCCGGAGATCGAGGGCCAGCTCGGCTTCGACTTCTGA
- a CDS encoding TerD family protein, with protein MNGIVKGIRKVEISVKWDPSPAGQPATDLDVVAATYLQSDPQGAPGYVVHFDSRSPDGTIYLNRDSKDGKGFGWDEVMTIELDRLDARYARVVVGLVIQQRPDHRTFVSVVNPRFRIREGYTVLAEGDFGGILGSTAATVAAFVRDPKDGWEFHEGVHGFEDDPAEFTRVMGTTRPS; from the coding sequence ATGAACGGCATCGTCAAGGGGATCCGCAAGGTCGAGATCTCGGTCAAGTGGGACCCCAGCCCGGCAGGGCAGCCGGCCACCGATCTGGACGTCGTCGCCGCGACGTATCTCCAGAGCGACCCGCAGGGCGCTCCCGGTTACGTCGTGCACTTCGACAGCCGGTCCCCCGACGGCACGATCTACCTCAACCGCGACAGCAAGGACGGCAAGGGCTTCGGCTGGGACGAGGTGATGACGATCGAACTCGACCGCCTGGACGCCCGTTACGCGCGCGTGGTGGTCGGTCTGGTCATCCAGCAGCGCCCCGACCACCGGACGTTCGTCAGCGTCGTCAACCCGAGGTTCCGCATCCGCGAGGGCTACACGGTCCTGGCGGAGGGCGACTTCGGCGGCATCCTCGGCTCCACGGCGGCCACCGTCGCCGCGTTCGTCCGCGACCCCAAGGACGGCTGGGAGTTCCACGAGGGCGTCCACGGCTTCGAGGACGACCCTGCCGAGTTCACCCGCGTCATGGGCACCACCCGCCCGTCCTGA
- a CDS encoding YdbC family protein has product MLVKWIRCTVVDRRGFERGQRKWAGLLGEPGFRGQGGGWSRSRPAVAHVFAFWESRAFYDSFMARSHDRLAAAQVGTFRDAQVRLFDYRFDVKTGFEPRFTDADLLRVALSRVHEERAEHFTLMQEKVWNPAMAGSPGMIRGLFAEAPGNEFMVLSMWRSEAEHGKYRTERIERLALRAQTEADIAALTGDIVEMESAWTV; this is encoded by the coding sequence GTGCTGGTCAAGTGGATTCGCTGCACCGTGGTGGACCGCCGAGGTTTCGAACGCGGACAGCGAAAGTGGGCGGGGCTTCTGGGGGAGCCGGGATTCCGCGGACAGGGCGGCGGCTGGAGCCGGAGCCGTCCTGCGGTCGCGCACGTCTTCGCCTTCTGGGAGAGCCGCGCCTTCTACGACTCCTTCATGGCCCGCTCCCACGACCGGCTCGCCGCCGCCCAGGTCGGCACCTTCCGGGACGCCCAGGTCCGGCTGTTCGACTACCGCTTCGACGTCAAGACCGGCTTCGAACCCCGCTTCACCGACGCCGACCTGCTGCGCGTCGCCCTGTCCCGGGTCCACGAGGAGCGCGCCGAGCACTTCACGCTGATGCAGGAGAAGGTCTGGAACCCCGCCATGGCCGGCTCGCCCGGCATGATCCGGGGCCTGTTCGCCGAGGCACCCGGCAACGAGTTCATGGTCCTGTCGATGTGGCGCTCCGAGGCCGAGCACGGCAAGTACCGCACCGAACGCATCGAACGCCTCGCCCTGCGCGCCCAGACCGAGGCCGACATCGCCGCCCTCACCGGCGACATCGTCGAGATGGAGTCCGCCTGGACGGTCTGA
- a CDS encoding histidine phosphatase family protein — translation MARPRRIVLVRHGESTGNVDDTVYEREPDHALALTDRGWRQAEETGKTIREVFGDERVSVYVSPYRRTHETLRAFHLDPDRIRVREEPRLREQDWGNWQDRDDVRLQKAYRDAYGHFFYRFAQGESGADVYDRVGGFLESLFRSFEDPDHPPNVLIVTHGLAMRLFCMRWFHWTVADFESLSNPGNAEMRMLVLGEDGRYTLDKPFERWRDPESYGVTG, via the coding sequence ATGGCACGACCACGGCGCATCGTCCTTGTCCGGCACGGGGAGTCAACGGGCAATGTTGATGACACCGTCTACGAACGCGAACCCGACCACGCGCTCGCCCTCACCGACCGGGGATGGCGGCAGGCGGAGGAGACCGGGAAGACCATCCGGGAGGTCTTCGGCGACGAACGGGTGAGCGTGTACGTCTCCCCCTACCGGCGCACCCACGAGACCCTGCGCGCCTTCCACCTCGACCCCGACCGCATACGCGTGCGCGAGGAGCCCCGGCTGCGCGAACAGGACTGGGGCAACTGGCAGGACCGCGACGACGTACGCCTCCAGAAGGCGTACCGGGACGCCTACGGGCACTTCTTCTACCGCTTCGCCCAGGGCGAGAGCGGCGCCGACGTGTACGACCGGGTCGGCGGCTTCCTGGAGAGCCTGTTCCGCAGCTTCGAGGACCCCGACCACCCGCCGAACGTCCTGATCGTCACCCACGGCCTCGCCATGCGGCTGTTCTGCATGCGCTGGTTCCACTGGACCGTCGCCGATTTCGAATCCCTGTCCAATCCCGGGAACGCGGAGATGCGGATGCTCGTTCTGGGAGAAGACGGCCGCTACACACTGGACAAGCCCTTTGAACGCTGGCGAGACCCGGAGTCGTACGGCGTCACCGGATAG
- a CDS encoding ADP-ribosylglycohydrolase family protein produces the protein MTSVPFDPYDPSTAPADPRLARALASLRGLSVGDALGSQFFVPENYPLLGRRELPPGDWQWTDDTEMACSVVAVLTAHHRVDQDALARSFAEHHDFDRGYGPAVNRLLRLVREGGDWRELAAALFDGQGSWGNGAAMRIAPLGAWYADDPEQATHQAEISAYPTHQHREAVAGAMAVAAATALAAADDGPPAPEALLDGVVALVPRSAVSAGLRRARDMLDYSDPDTVAAVLGCGRRTTAHDTVPFALWSAARALGDYESAFWTTAQAGGDVDTTCAIVGGIVAAGSTGAPPREWTARTEALPRWLRMPS, from the coding sequence ATGACTTCCGTCCCCTTCGACCCTTACGACCCCTCCACCGCCCCGGCCGACCCGCGTCTGGCCCGCGCCCTGGCCAGCCTGCGCGGCCTGTCCGTGGGAGACGCGCTGGGCTCCCAGTTCTTCGTCCCGGAGAACTACCCGCTGCTCGGCCGCCGCGAGCTGCCGCCCGGCGACTGGCAGTGGACCGACGACACGGAGATGGCCTGCTCCGTCGTCGCCGTCCTCACCGCCCACCACCGCGTCGACCAGGACGCCCTGGCCCGCTCGTTCGCCGAGCACCACGACTTCGACCGCGGCTACGGGCCCGCCGTCAACCGGCTCCTGCGGCTGGTGCGCGAGGGCGGCGACTGGCGCGAACTGGCCGCCGCGCTCTTCGACGGCCAGGGCTCCTGGGGCAACGGCGCCGCCATGCGCATCGCCCCGCTCGGCGCCTGGTACGCCGACGACCCCGAGCAGGCGACCCACCAGGCCGAGATCTCCGCCTACCCCACCCACCAGCACCGCGAGGCCGTCGCCGGCGCCATGGCCGTCGCCGCAGCCACGGCCCTGGCCGCCGCGGACGACGGCCCGCCCGCCCCCGAGGCCCTGCTCGACGGCGTCGTCGCCCTCGTCCCCAGGAGCGCCGTCTCGGCCGGGCTGCGGCGCGCCCGCGACATGCTCGACTACTCCGACCCGGACACCGTCGCCGCCGTCCTCGGCTGCGGCCGCCGCACCACCGCCCACGACACCGTCCCCTTCGCCCTCTGGTCGGCCGCCCGCGCCCTCGGCGACTACGAGTCGGCGTTCTGGACGACGGCCCAGGCGGGCGGCGACGTCGACACGACGTGCGCCATCGTCGGCGGGATCGTCGCGGCGGGGAGCACCGGAGCACCGCCCAGGGAGTGGACGGCGCGTACGGAGGCGCTGCCCAGGTGGCTGCGGATGCCTTCGTGA
- a CDS encoding RecQ family ATP-dependent DNA helicase — protein sequence MQHTSNADLRAEADTVLARLVGDPRGTARLREDQWRAVEALVAEGRRALVVQRTGWGKSAVYFVATALLRTRGAGPTVIVSPLLALMRNQVDAAARAGVRARTINSANTEEWESVQEEIAEGAVDVLLISPERLNHPDFRDRVLPSLAAATGLLVVDEAHCISDWGHDFRPDYRRLRTMLGDLPPGVPVLATTATANARVTADVAEQLGTGGASDALVLRGPLNRESLSLNVLRLPDAAHRLAWLADHLDDLPGSGIVYTLTVAAAEEVTAFLRQRGHTVASYTGRTENAERQQAEEDLLGNKVKALIATSALGMGFDKPDLGFVVHLGSPSSPIAYYQQVGRAGRGVDHAEVLLLPGREDEAIWEYFASLAFPAEELVRRTLDVLARAAGPVSLPALEPLVELRRSRLETMLKVLDVDGAVKRVKGGWIATGQPWSYDTDRYAWVARQREAEQRAMREYGATTGCRMEFLQRQLDDETAEPCGRCDNCAGARFTADASTAALDAARVDLGRAGVEVEPRKMWPTGLASVGMDLKGRIPAGEQAAPGRALGRLSDIGWGNRLRPLLAPQTPDGPVPDDVARAVVGVLADWAKGPGGWASGAADAPARPVGVVTVPSRTRASLIGSLGAHIAEVGRLPLLGGLEYAEGSSRVARSNSAQRLKALDGALYVPPALAAALDGAQGPVLLVDDFTETGWTLAVAARLLRRAGARGVMPLVLALQG from the coding sequence ATGCAGCACACCAGCAACGCGGATCTCCGGGCAGAAGCGGACACCGTCCTCGCCCGGCTCGTCGGGGACCCGAGAGGAACGGCCCGGCTGAGGGAGGACCAGTGGCGGGCCGTCGAGGCGCTGGTCGCCGAGGGGCGGCGGGCGCTGGTGGTGCAGCGGACCGGGTGGGGCAAGTCGGCGGTGTACTTCGTGGCGACGGCCCTGCTGCGGACCAGGGGCGCGGGCCCGACGGTGATCGTGTCGCCGCTGCTCGCGCTGATGCGCAACCAGGTCGACGCGGCGGCCCGCGCCGGGGTCCGGGCACGGACGATCAACTCGGCCAACACGGAGGAGTGGGAGTCGGTCCAGGAGGAGATCGCGGAGGGTGCCGTCGACGTCCTGCTGATCAGCCCCGAACGACTCAACCACCCGGACTTCCGCGACCGCGTCCTGCCCTCGCTCGCCGCCGCGACGGGCCTGCTCGTGGTCGACGAGGCGCACTGCATCTCCGACTGGGGCCACGACTTCCGCCCGGACTACCGCCGGCTGCGCACGATGCTGGGCGACCTCCCACCGGGCGTCCCGGTGCTCGCGACGACGGCGACGGCCAACGCGCGCGTGACGGCCGACGTCGCCGAACAGCTCGGCACGGGCGGCGCGTCGGACGCGCTGGTGCTGCGGGGCCCGCTGAACCGGGAGAGCCTGAGCCTGAACGTGCTACGGCTGCCGGACGCCGCGCACCGGCTGGCCTGGCTCGCCGATCACCTCGACGACCTGCCGGGCTCCGGCATCGTCTACACGCTGACGGTGGCCGCCGCCGAGGAGGTGACCGCGTTCCTCAGGCAGCGCGGGCACACGGTCGCGTCGTACACGGGCCGCACGGAGAACGCGGAGCGCCAGCAGGCCGAGGAGGACCTGCTCGGCAACAAGGTCAAGGCGCTGATCGCGACGTCCGCCCTCGGGATGGGGTTCGACAAGCCGGACCTCGGTTTCGTCGTCCACCTCGGCTCGCCCTCGTCCCCGATCGCCTACTACCAGCAGGTGGGCCGCGCGGGGCGTGGCGTCGACCACGCGGAGGTGCTGCTGCTGCCGGGCCGGGAGGACGAGGCGATCTGGGAGTACTTCGCCTCGCTCGCCTTCCCCGCCGAGGAACTGGTGCGCCGCACGCTCGACGTCCTCGCGCGCGCGGCGGGCCCGGTGTCGCTGCCGGCGCTGGAGCCCCTGGTGGAGCTGCGCCGCTCGCGCCTGGAGACCATGCTGAAGGTCCTGGACGTGGACGGGGCGGTCAAGCGCGTCAAGGGCGGCTGGATCGCCACCGGGCAGCCGTGGTCGTACGACACGGACCGCTACGCGTGGGTGGCGCGCCAGCGCGAGGCCGAGCAGCGCGCCATGCGGGAGTACGGCGCGACGACGGGCTGCCGGATGGAGTTCCTGCAACGGCAGCTGGACGACGAGACGGCCGAGCCGTGCGGCCGGTGCGACAACTGTGCGGGCGCGCGGTTCACCGCCGACGCGTCGACGGCCGCGCTGGACGCCGCGCGCGTGGACCTCGGCCGGGCGGGCGTCGAGGTGGAGCCCCGCAAGATGTGGCCGACGGGGCTCGCCTCGGTCGGCATGGACCTCAAGGGGCGCATCCCGGCCGGTGAGCAGGCGGCGCCGGGACGGGCACTGGGGCGGCTGTCGGACATCGGCTGGGGCAACCGGCTGCGCCCCCTGCTCGCCCCGCAGACGCCGGACGGGCCGGTGCCGGACGACGTGGCGAGGGCCGTGGTGGGGGTGCTGGCCGACTGGGCGAAGGGGCCCGGCGGCTGGGCCTCCGGCGCGGCGGACGCGCCCGCGCGCCCGGTCGGCGTGGTGACCGTCCCTTCGCGTACGCGCGCGTCGCTGATCGGTTCGCTGGGCGCGCACATCGCGGAGGTCGGCCGGCTGCCGCTGCTGGGCGGCCTGGAGTACGCCGAGGGCTCCTCGCGGGTCGCCCGCAGCAACAGCGCGCAGCGGCTCAAGGCGCTCGACGGGGCGCTGTACGTGCCGCCCGCCCTGGCCGCCGCGCTCGACGGGGCGCAGGGGCCCGTCCTCCTGGTGGACGACTTCACGGAGACCGGCTGGACGCTGGCGGTCGCCGCGCGGTTGTTGCGGCGGGCAGGCGCGCGAGGGGTGATGCCGCTGGTCCTGGCCTTGCAGGGGTGA